One window from the genome of Salvia splendens isolate huo1 chromosome 9, SspV2, whole genome shotgun sequence encodes:
- the LOC121746404 gene encoding ubiquitin-conjugating enzyme E2-17 kDa encodes MASKRILKELKDLQKDPPTSCSAGPVAEDMFHWQATIMGPTDSPYAGGVFLVSIHFPPDYPFKPPKVAFRTKVFHPNINSNGSICLDILKEQWSPALTVSKVLLSICSLLTDPNPDDPLVPEIAHMYKTDRSKYETTARSWTQKYAMG; translated from the exons ATGGCGTCGAAGAGGATACTGAAGGAGCTCAAGGATTTGCAGAAGGACCCTCCGACGTCTTGCAGCGCCG GTCCTGTTGCGGAAGATATGTTCCATTGGCAGGCAACGATAATGGGGCCTACTGATAGCCCTTATGCTGGAGGTGTATTTTTGGTCTCGATCCATTTCCCTCCTGATTATCCTTTTAAGCCTCCAAAG GTTGCTTTTAGGACGAAGGTATTTCACCCTAATATCAACAGCAATGGAAGCATTTGCCTTGATATTCTGAAAGAACAGTGGAGTCCAGCCTTGACTGTTTCTAAG GTCCTGCTGTCAATCTGCTCTCTGTTGACTGACCCAAACCCTGACGACCCACTGGTTCCTGAAATCGCTCATATGTACAAGACAGACAGGAGCAAATACGAGACTACTGCTCGTAGCTGGACCCAGAAGTATGCCATGGGATAA
- the LOC121746399 gene encoding protein NETWORKED 4A-like — protein sequence MASSLVKLNKMKRMESKKSHSWWWDSHVSPKNSKWLQENLEDMDVNVKRMLKLIEEDADSFAKKAELYFKKRPELVSLVEEFYRMYRALAERYDHVTGELKKNIPSDLRSQGSGVSDVGSEPPSTGPSPDTKPARTKSGPRAAGFEFFLGSNGSGSDLNSKEGDESSTLDSESESDDSSVNNYSSTQSNSEEVGSRRRVVELEAELHEVREKLRVQTEEISNGKQCSHECSEINLAKLSAYEDELRVAKENMEASKEEITRLKIELQKYESLGDSNDVHSSGVLVEKESETLESSIVLEQDQETDVGSEGEVGLEHKIRRLEQDLRRAEKKLRESEEEVASLRRELTSKGSSVQNLQDQLKSAQEVAVWKNKVEREKRDAARLQDRIVRYKTNLSERDQEIRGLKESIGNANKALAEENEHLQAEMTRMTKERAYLEDSLKEIDLRCQSLEDDVRRVKSAKDEAEAVFGAQIELLKADIAERDNCVEELNRNLDTWKVKHDTLTAARDELNAKVATLGAEISSRDEHLNELHLQHVQLIVSVEEARKSAEDLRSRVVELEIDVKRKQEAILEGAEEKREAIRQLCFSIEHYRSGYHQLREAVTGQHRLAVTAR from the exons ATGGCTTCATCACTC GTGAAGTTAAACAAAATGAAGAGGATGGAGTCGAAGAAGTCTCACTCGTGGTGGTGGGATAGCCACGTCAGTCCTAAGAACTCGAAGTGGCTACAAGAAAATCTCGAAG ACATGGATGTAAATGTGAAGAGGATGTTGAAACTGATAGAAGAGGATGCCGATTCCTTTGCGAAGAAGGCTGAATTGTATTTTAAGAAGCGGCCCGAGCTGGTCAGTCTCGTTGAGGAGTTTTATCGAATGTATCGTGCGTTGGCCGAGCGATATGATCATGTGACGGGCGAGCTCAAGAAGAACATTCCCTCGGATCTTCGTTCTCAGGGCTCCGGGGTCTCTGATGTCGGTTCTGAGCCACCTTCGACCGGGCCCTCGCCTGACACAAAGCCGGCTCGCACCAAATCCGGACCTCGTGCTGCTGGATTCGAGTTTTTTCTCGGGAGCAACGGAAGTGGCTCGGACTTGAATAGCAAGGAAGGTGACGAGTCTTCGACGCTGGATTCTGAATCGGAGTCGGATGATTCCTCCGTCAATAACTACTCCAGCACGCAGAGCAACAGCGAGGAGGTGGGGTCGCGGAGGAGAGTTGTCGAGCTCGAAGCTGAGCTTCACGAGGTGAGAGAGAAGCTTCGTGTGCAGACGGAAGAGATCTCCAATGGTAAGCAATGCAGCCATGAGTGTTCCGAGATCAATCTAGCGAAATTATCAGCGTACGAAGACGAGTTGAGAGTTGCGAAAGAGAATATGGAAGCGTCGAAAGAAGAAATAACGCGCCTCAAGATCGAGCTTCAAAAGTACGAATCTCTTGGAGATTCGAACGACGTCCATTCTAGTGGAGTCTTGGTAGAGAAAGAGTCGGAAACGCTAGAATCTAGCATAGTGTTGGAGCAAGATCAGGAGACCGACGTTGGCTCGGAAGGCGAAGTCGGGTTGGAGCATAAAATTCGGAGACTCGAGCAGGACCTTAGAAGAGCGGAGAAGAAGCTTCGTGAGTCGGAAGAAGAAGTAGCGAGCCTAAGGCGGGAGCTCACGAGCAAGGGCTCGTCCGTGCAGAATCTCCAGGATCAGCTGAAATCGGCACAGGAGGTCGCGGTCTGGAAAAACAAAGTCGAGCGAGAGAAACGCGACGCTGCAAGGCTACAGGACCGCATAGTGAGGTACAAGACGAATCTCTCGGAACGCGATCAGGAAATCCGGGGGCTGAAGGAGTCGATAGGGAACGCGAACAAGGCCCTAGCTGAAGAAAACGAGCACCTTCAAGCGGAGATGACGCGGATGACGAAAGAACGGGCATATTTGGAGGATAGCCTCAAGGAAATCGATCTACGATGCCAATCGTTGGAAGATGACGTGAGGCGAGTGAAGTCAGCCAAAGACGAGGCGGAGGCCGTGTTCGGAGCTCAGATCGAGCTGCTGAAGGCCGACATTGCCGAGAGAGACAACTGCGTCGAAGAGCTCAATAGAAACCTCGACACGTGGAAGGTGAAGCACGACACATTGACGGCCGCCAGGGACGAGCTGAACGCCAAGGTCGCCACGCTCGGTGCAGAGATCAGCTCGAGAGACGAGCATCTGAACGAGCTGCATCTGCAGCACGTCCAGCTCATTGTTAGCGTGGAGGAGGCCCGTAAGTCCGCGGAGGATCTGCGCTCGAGAGTCGTGGAGCTCGAGATCGACGTGAAGAGGAAGCAAGAGGCGATTCTCGAAGGAGCGGAGGAGAAACGGGAGGCGATAAGGCAACTCTGCTTCTCGATCGAGCACTACCGCAGCGGATATCACCAGCTCCGAGAGGCTGTCACCGGACAACACCGGTTGGCCGTGACAGCGAGATAG
- the LOC121746401 gene encoding 4-hydroxy-tetrahydrodipicolinate synthase, chloroplastic-like, with protein sequence MASAIGCYSLNANHRGRIPKWSSPRAAVIPNFHLPMRSYEVKNRTNVDDIKSLRLITAIKTPYLPDGRFDLEAYDASMNEQINDGVEGVIVGGTTGEGQLMSWDEHIMLIGHTVNCYGGSIKVIGNTGSNSTREAIHATEQGFAVGMHAALHINPYYGKTSLDGLISHFSNVLPMGPTIVYNVPSRTGQDIPPHVIKEIAKSPNLAGVKECVGHSRVEHYTSNGVVVWSGNDNECHDSRWDYGATGVISVVSNLVPGLMRDLMFAGKNSSLNAKLMPLIEWLFVEPNPIGLNTALAQLGVVRPVFRLPYVPLPLSKRVEFVNIVNQIGRENFVGKKDVKVRVLDDDDFILIDRY encoded by the exons ATGGCGTCGGCTATCGGATGCTATTCTCTCAATGCTAACCATCGAG GAAGGATCCCAAAATGGAGCTCACCTAGAGCAGCTGTAATCCCCAATTTTCATCTTCCAATGCGTAGTTATGAAGTTAAAAACAG GACTAATGTTGATGACATAAAGTCGCTTAGGTTGATCACCGCCATCAAAACACCTTATTTGCCGGATGGTAGATTCGACCTCGAGGCCTACGATGCTTCGATGAATGAGCAGATCAACGATGGTGTAGAGGGTGTGATCGTTGGAGGCACGACTGGCGAAGGCCAGCTGATGAGCTGGGATGAGCACATCATGCTCATCGGCCACACAGTGAACTGTTATGGTGGATCCATCAAAGTAATCGGCAACACAGGAAGCAACTCGACTCGGGAAGCAATCCATGCTACTGAACAGGGCTTTGCCGTTGGGATGCATGCAGCCCTTCACATCAATCCCTACTACGGTAAGACCTCCTTGGATGGTTTGATCTCTCATTTCAGTAACGTGCTTCCCATGGGCCCCACGATCGTGTACAACGTGCCATCCAGGACGGGCCAAGACATTCCCCCCCATGTGATCAAGGAGATAGCAAAGAGCCCCAACTTGGCTGGTGTCAAGGAATGTGTTGGACACAGCAGAGTGGAGCATTACACGAGCAACGGGGTGGTTGTGTGGAGTGGGAACGACAATGAATGCCATGACTCGAGATGGGATTATGGGGCTACCGGAGTAATCTCAGTTGTGAGCAACTTGGTTCCTGGTCTGATGAGGGATCTGATGTTTGCCGGAAAGAACTCATCACTGAATGCAAAACTTATGCCTCTGATTGAGTGGCTTTTCGTGGAACCTAACCCCATCGGGCTAAACACAGCCCTAGCTCAGCTCGGGGTGGTGAGGCCGGTTTTCCGGTTGCCGTATGTGCCCCTTCCTTTATCCAAGAGGGTGGAGTTTGTGAACATAGTGAATCAGATTGGAAGGGAGAATTTTGTTGGGAAGAAAGATGTCAAGGTCAGGGTTCTTGATGATGATGACTTCATTCTGATTGATCGTTACTAG
- the LOC121746400 gene encoding trans-cinnamate 4-monooxygenase-like, which yields MDLLLLEKALIALFSAIVLAAVVSKLRGKKFKLPPGPMPVPIFGNWLQVGDDLNHRNLTDYAKRFGDIFLLRMGQRNLAVVSSPDLAKEVLHTQGVEFGSRTRNVVFDIFTGKGQDMVFTVYGEHWRKMRRIMTVPFFTNKVVQQYRQGWEAEAAAVVDDVKKMPESATTGIVLRRRLQLMMYNNMYRIMFDRRFESEEDPLFVKLKALNGERSRLAQSFEYNYGDFIPILRPFLRGYLKLCQQVKERRLQLFKDYFVDERKKLVSTKPSDNGLKCAIDHMLEAQQKGEINEDNVLYIVENINVAAIETTLWSIEWGIAELVNHPEIQRKLRHELDTVLGPGVQITEPDTTKLPYLQAVIKETLRLRMAIPLLVPHMNLHDAKLGGFDIPAESKILVNAWWLANNPDHWKNPEEFRPERFLEEDAKVEANGNDFRYLPFGVGRRSCPGIILALPILGITIGRLVQNFELLPPPGQSKIDTSEKGGQFSLHILKHSTIVMKPRSF from the exons ATGGATCTCCTCCTCCTGGAGAAGGCGCTGATCGCCCTCTTCTCCGCCATCGTCCTCGCCGCCGTGGTCTCCAAGCTGCGGGGGAAGAAGTTCAAGCTCCCGCCGGGGCCGATGCCGGTCCCCATCTTCGGCAATTGGCTCCAGGTCGGCGACGATCTCAACCACCGCAACCTCACCGACTACGCCAAGCGCTTCGGCGACATCTTCCTCCTCCGCATGGGGCAGCGCAACCTCGCCGTCGTCTCGTCGCCGGATCTGGCGAAGGAGGTGCTCCACACGCAGGGGGTCGAGTTCGGGTCACGCACGCGcaacgtcgtgttcgacatcttcACCGGTAAAGGGCAGGACATGGTGTTCACCGTCTACGGCGAGCACTGGCGGAAGATGCGGCGGATCATGACGGTGCCGTTCTTCACCAACAAGGTGGTGCAGCAGTACCGCCAGGGGTGGGAGGCGGAGGCCGCGGCGGTTGTGGACGATGTGAAGAAGATGCCGGAGTCGGCGACGACGGGGATCGTGCTGAGGAGGCGGCTGCAGCTGATGATGTACAACAACATGTACCGGATCATGTTCGATCGGAGGTTCGAGAGCGAGGAGGATCCTCTGTTTGTCAAATTGAAGGCGCTGAATGGGGAGAGGAGCCGATTGGCGCAGAGCTTCGAGTACAACTATGGCGATTTCATCCCGATTTTGAGGCCGTTCCTCAGAGGCTACCTCAAGCTGTGCCAGCAGGTCAAGGAGAGGAGGCTGCAGCTGTTCAAGGATTACTTCGTTGATGAGAGGAA GAAACTCGTGAGCACGAAGCCAAGCGACAATGGCCTAAAATGCGCGATCGATCACATGCTTGAAGCCCAGCAGAAGGGAGAGATCAACGAGGACAATGTCCTTTACATTGTTGAGAATATTAATGTTGCTG CAATTGAGACAACTCTATGGTCGATTGAGTGGGGCATCGCTGAGCTAGTGAACCACCCGGAGATCCAGAGAAAACTCCGTCACGAGCTCGACACGGTGCTTGGCCCGGGAGTCCAAATCACGGAGCCCGACACCACCAAGCTCCCCTACCTCCAGGCCGTGATCAAGGAGACCCTCCGTCTCCGGATGGCCATACCTCTCCTCGTGCCCCACATGAACCTCCATGACGCGAAGCTCGGCGGCTTTGACATCCCGGCCGAGAGCAAGATCCTGGTCAACGCGTGGTGGCTCGCCAACAACCCCGACCACTGGAAAAATCCGGAAGAGTTCAGGCCCGAGAGGTTCTTGGAGGAGGATGCGAAGGTCGAGGCCAACGGCAACGACTTCAGGTACCTCCCGTTCGGGGTCGGGCGGAGGAGCTGCCCAGGGATCATCCTCGCGCTGCCTATCCTCGGCATCACGATAGGCCGCCTCGTGCAGAACTTCGAGCTGCTGCCTCCCCCGGGGCAGTCGAAGATCGACACCTCGGAGAAGGGCGGGCAGTTCAGCCTCCACATTTTGAAGCACTCCACCATTGTCATGAAGCCGAGATCGTTTTga
- the LOC121746403 gene encoding uncharacterized protein LOC121746403, with the protein MKMASDRQRQFLGGALLFIALFLTNATAIENKKYPAGNQNLNPTQAWRSSEYCLQNVSTTCKTGFGTKNYSLTYKGWLNVTAEEGPRFCEAGGCADHTRSVLLCLKHVKRDYWFANAATVQDLYDTIDEGCKNGGTGFTGISKYGSHWKVKSK; encoded by the exons ATGAAAATGGCAAGTGATCGGCAACGGCAGTTTCTCGGCGGCGCTCTTCTTTTCATTGCATTATTCCTTACAAATGCCACAGCTATAGAGA ACAAAAAGTACCCAGCTGGTAATCAGAATCTAAATCCAACCCAGGCTTGGAGGAGTTCTGAATATTGCCTCCAGAAT GTCTCGACTACGTGCAAAACGGGCTTTGGCACTAAGAACTACAGCCTGACCTACAAAGGGTGGCTGAACGTCACCGCGGAGGAAGGTCCCAGATTCTGTGAGGCAGGTGGCTGCGCTGACCACACGAGGTCAGTGCTACTCTGCCTCAAACATGTCAAGAGAGACTACTGGTTTGCCAACGCTGCAACTGTGCAAGATCTCTACGACACCATAGACGAAGGCTGCAAGAATGGCGGCACAG GTTTTACTGGAATCAGCAAGTATGGTTCTCATTGGAAGGTTAAATCCAAATAA
- the LOC121746398 gene encoding nucleolar complex protein 2 homolog has protein sequence MVSKNRAKKLLEKSEVKNGVKMEKEEAKEHIGTLKKLHEKDPEFYEFLKEHDKELLDFDEEDLDDNLQTDAEDEDEDEDEEVDDDTAEYSDPETATEEEPSTNVITSAMVDSWIEAIRSESKLAAVRSILKAFRSACHYGDDSGDDPAAKFSTMSSSVFNKIMLFVLNEMDGILRGILKFPSSGGKDEMVKELMATKRWKKYNLLVKSYLGNALHTLNQMTDNEMIAFMLRHLRYSSVFLAAFPALLRKYIKVALHFWGTGSGALPVVSFLFLRDCCIRLGSDCLEDCIKGMYKAYVLNCHFVNSTKLQHIQFLGNCFAELLRVDIPAAYQHAFVYIRQLVMILKEALFSPTKKKNNSKGKDEPSKKDKGKEARSSSSNKEIFRKVYQWKFINCLELWTGVVCAYSNEADLKPLAYPLTQIITGVARLVPSACYFPLRLRCVRMLNRISASTGSFIPVSLLLLDSLEFKELRKPPTGGVGKAVDFNSVLKVSKSTLKTRAFQEACVFSVVEELTEHLAQWSYSIAFLELSFIPGVRLRNFTKSTKVDRFRKEIRRLTRQIDANSDFVNKKRTTVALLPNDTAAESFLEDVKHSGTSRLSQYAATLRQRAQERSGALTESSVLIGDKSSKFGSKISSDDDEHDDSDMEENASAMLSNHYSKQQKSVNKKSSTTKHTEDMALDEDIVEDLVLSSDEDAQLSDSPDEDDDDDEPEDDQQVRSSSKKRKHGVDMHKGKENGGNRNSKKKKKKKKRNTHGR, from the exons ATGGTATCCAAAAACAGAG CTAAGAAGCTGTTGGAGAAAAGTGAGGTCAAAAACGGCGTGAAaatggagaaggaagaagctAAAGAGCACATTGGCACCTTGAAAAAACTTCATGAGAAG GATCCTGAATTCTATGAATTTTTGAAAGAACATGACAAGGAGCTTTTGGATTTTGATGAAGAGGATTTGGAT GACAATCTTCAAACTGATGCTGAagatgaagacgaagacgaagatGAAGAAGTTGATGACGATACTGCTGAGTATAGTGATCCTGAAACTGCAACGGAGGAAGAGCCTTCAACTAATGTGATAACTAGTGCAATGGTTGATTCTTGGATCGAAGCAATCCGTTCCGAGTCTAAATTAGCAGCTGTTCGCTCAATTCTGAAGGCATTCCGGAGTGCTTGCCATTATGGCGATGATAGTGGCGACGACCCTGCAGCAAAGTTTAGCACGATGTCAAGCAGTGTTTTCAATAAGATAATGCTGTTTGTCTTGAACGAAATGGATGGGATTCTTCGAGGAATCTTGAAATTCCCATCCTCAGGGGGaaaggatgagatggttaaggaACTTATGGCTACGAAGCGATGGAAGAAATACAATCTTTTGGTGAAGTCGTATCTTGGAAATGCTCTGCATACGTTGAACCAAATGACCGATAATGAAATGATTGCATTTATGCTAAGGCACCTGAGATACTCGTCCGTATTTTTGGCTGCTTTTCCTGCTCTTTTGAGGAAGTACATTAAGGTTGCGCTTCATTTCTGGGGTACCGGGAGTGGTGCACTGCCGGTTGTCTCCTTTTTGTTTCTGAGAGACTGTTGCATACGCCTCGGCTCTGACTGTCTGGAAGATTGCATCAAAGGGATGTATAAAGCCTATGTCTTAAATTGCCACTTTGTTAATTCGACAAAATTGCAGCATATCCAATTTCTTGGTAATTGCTTTGCTGAACTTCTTCGGGTGGACATTCCAGCTGCGTATCAGCATGCTTTTGTTTACATTCGGCAGTTAGTAATGATACTAAAGGAAGCACTCTTTTCTCcaacgaaaaagaaaaataacagtAAAGGGAAGGATGAGCCTTCAAAGAAAGACAAGGGGAAAGAAGCACGTTCCAGTTCTTCAAATAAG GAAATTTTTCGAAAGGTTTATCAGTGGAAGTTTATAAATTGCCTGGAGCTATGGACTGGAGTTGTTTGTGCATATAGCAACGAAGCTGATTTGAAACCACTTGCATACCCGTTGACACAGATCATAACTGGGGTAGCTCGTTTAGTTCCCTCGGCTTGTTATTTCCCACTTAGATTGCGTTGTGTAAGAATGCTCAACCGGATCAGTGCATCAACGGGTTCATTTATTCCCGTATCTCTACTTCTGCTGGACTCGCTAGAGTTTAAAGAATTGCGTAAACCTCCTACCGGGGGAGTAGGCAAAGCCGTTGATTTTAACTCGGTCCTAAAG GTTAGCAAATCCACCTTGAAGACCCGAGCATTTCAGGAGGCCTGTGTTTTCTCTGTGGTTGAGGAACTTACCGAGCATCTTGCTCAGTGGAGTTACTCTATTGCGTTCTTGGAATTGTCTTTCATTCCTGGTGTCCGGTTGCGAAACTTCACTAAGTCCACGAAGGTTGATAGGTTTCGTAAAGAAATTAGGCGTCTCACTCGCCAG ATTGATGCGAATTCCGATTTTGTGAATAAGAAGCGAACCACAGTTGCACTCTTGCCAAATGACACTGCGGCAGAATCTTTCCTTGAG GACGTGAAACACTCAGGCACGAGCCGCCTGTCCCAGTATGCTGCCACACTACGCCAGAGAGCCCAGGAAAGGAGCGGCGCTTTGACTGAATCCAG TGTGCTCATTGGAGATAAATCATCCAAATTCGGGAGCAAGATATCAAGTGACGATGATGAGCATGATGATTCTGACATGGAAGAAAATGCCAGTGCTATGCTCTCTAATCACTATTCCAA GCAACAGAAAAGTGTCAACAAGAAGAGTAGTACTACTAAGCACACAGAAGATATGGCTTTGGATGAAGATATCGTTGAGGACTTGGTTCTCAGCTCTGATGAAGATGCTCAGTTGAGTGACAGTCCCGATGAagatgacgatgatgatgaacCTGAAGATGACCAGCAGGTACGGAGCAGCAGCAAGAAACGGAAACATGGTGTGGATATGCACAAAGGGAAGGAAAACGGTGGAAATAGAAattcgaagaagaagaagaagaagaagaagaggaacaCACACGGTAGGTAA